The region CCCAAATTGGCCGCGCCCGTCCGCTGGATCGCCCGGCGATCGAGGGTGAAGACCGGCTGCATCGTCTGCTCGCCGACCAACGTGCGAATCCGCGATCCCGTGACCTTGAAAGCGTCCAGCTGGACAGTCCCGTCCTTGACCGTCGCGCTGGAATTGCCGGCCCCGCCGCCCGCCGCCGCCGCGTCAGCGGGGCGGCTTGAGACTTTTTTTGCTTCCACGGTCGGCTCGCGACGGACAGCGATGGCACCGGTTTTCGCATCGGTGGTGGCGACGAGACCAGTGCCGGCGAGGAGCAAATCGAGCGCCTGCGCCGCAGTCAGCTCACCCTGAACGTCCGGAGTTTTCACGCCGTTGACGGTGGCGGGCGCAAAGACGATCTCGCGACCGGCCTGCTGGGCGAACTGCTTGAGGCTTTGGGCGGCATCGCCAGCGGGGATGCTGAACGTGCGCGCGGCTTCCGCCGCCACGAGTGAAACGGCGAAGACGCAGCCGAGCGCGACGATTGCGAGCGCCCGGCGGATGAGGGGTAACGAGAGGTTCATCAAGGTGTGCGGGTTCGCAGACCAAGACCCTTCACGCGGCGCTTTCCATGAAGCGAAAAAATCTATGACCCGCGCTCACTGGCGGCTCAGGGCGATCTCCGTCTCGCCACGCCAGTCGGCGCGCATGCCGAAATCGGACTCCATGAGGCGGACGAACGCTTCGACGTTGTCCGAGCGAAAGGTGACCGTGAGGCGGAGCGCGCGCAGCGAGGGATCGGCCAGGACGAGCTGCACCGGATTGCGACGGTTGAACTCGGCGACGATGTCCGCGAGCGGCTGATCGGTGAAGTCGAGCAGCCGCGGCTGCCACGCGAGCGCGCGCTCCCGCTCGGCCGCGTCCACGCGCAGAACCTGCGGCGCGGCCGCGGACGGCTCGAGCGAGACGACCGTGCGCTGGCCTTCCTCCACGAGCGGCGGAGTCGTGCGCACCGCCGCTGCGGCGGGCGGCGGCGTGACCTCGACCTTGCCCTCGGTGACGAGGACCTCGACCGCTTTCGGGTCGAGGCGGACGTTGAATTCGGTGCCGACGGCGCGAACGTTGACGCCGGCGGCTTGGACGATGAACGGGCGCAGCGGATTCTTCGCGACGGCGAAGTTCGCTTCGCCGCGCACGAGATGCACACGCCGCTCTTCGGGGGCGAAATTCACTTCGAGCACCGCGCCGCGGTTCAGCGAGACGACCGTGCCGTCCTCCAGCGTGCGTTTCTCGATCGGCGCCGCGAGTGCGTAGGACGGCGCGCGCTCGACCGGCGGCGAAATCATCGAAGCGGCGCGCGGCCACCAGAGGACGGCGGCCAGTGCGACGGCCGCGGCGAGCCCGAGCGCCTGCGGCCAGAACCGCAGCACGCGAGCCGCGCGACGGCGCGGCCGCAGCAGATCCGGATCGGGCACGGCGTGAACCGAATCCTGAATGCCGGTGAGACGATCGAGCTCGTCCCAGCCCCAGCGCGCCGTGGCCAGCGCCTCGCGGTGGCGAGGGTCGGCGGCGAGCCATTGCGTGTAGGCGTCCTGTTCGGCGGGAGTGAGACCGCGATCGAGACGCAGCACCCATTCGGCGGCGGCGTGGGCGATCGGATCGGAAGCGGAGTGATTGGGGTCGGCGGGGTTCATGTTCGCACGGCGCGGTCGTGGCCCCGACGGCGGAAAAATTCGATGCACTTGCGCAGGCCGATGGCGCCCTGCGCCTCGACGGTGTTTTCGGTGATGCCGAGGCGCTCGGCGGTCTCGCGCTGCGAAAGGCCGTAGATTTTGCGGAGCGTCACCACTTGGCGGCAGCGATCCGGCAGGGACTGGATGGCGTCGATCAGGACTTGAAAATCCTCGCGTCGCGTCAGCGTCTCCGGCGCGCCGAGGGCATCATCCAAGACACTCAGCGGATCGACTTCCGTGGCCCCGGCAGGGCGCTCGTAGCCTTGATGGCGGAGGTGGTTGAGGGCGAGGTTGCGCGCAGTGACAAAGAGGAACGCCTTCGGATTGGCGATGGGGCCGGAAGCGTGGGCGCGCATGAGCCGGGCGTAGGCGTCTTGCACGACGTCTTCCACATCGCTCACGTCCGGGAAGCGCGCGCGGACCCACCCGCGGAGTTTGGCGTCGTGAGGAAGGACCTCATCGACAAACCAACGCGCTTGTTCTGGATCTTGTGGCGGCACCGGGAGCGACGCGCGAAAGGCGCGTCAAAGAGCTGAGACACGCCAACCGCTCCCCTCCCCTAAAGCAATTTTCGAAAAATCAGGAAGGGGCGCGATCAACGGCCGGTCGCCTGGCCCGCCGGCAGGCCAGCTCCCGCGGTGCGGCGCTCGCACTCAGAGCGCCAGCAGGCGCTTCACCTCGGCCTCGAGCTTGTCGCCGCGCGCGTTCGTGCTGGCGAGCTGGCCGTCCCGGCCGACGAGAAACATCGATGGAACCGCGCGAATGCCGAAATAGACGCCGAACTCGTTCTGCCAGTATTTGCCGTCGAGGTGTTGCGGCCATGGCATCTTGTGCTCGGCGGTGAACTTCAAGAGCTTCGTCCGGGCCGCTTCGATCTTGCGCGCAACTTCCTCGGGCAAGTCGGCCTTGGCGTCGGGGGTCCGGGTGCGAAGACGCGGGAGTTCCGCTTCGGTGACGACGCCGGCGTTCTCGAATGCCACGCCAATGATCTCGAAACCCTGATCGTGATACTTCGCGTAGGTCTCGAGGAGGTGCGGCAGCTCGGCGATGCAGGGGCCGCACCACGTGGCCCAGAAGTCGATCAACACCACTTTGCCCTTCAGCTTCGCGAGATCCACTTCGCGTCCATCGGCGCTGGTGAATTTGATTTTGCCCAAGCCCTGACGGACTTTGTCGAGGTCGGCCTTGGCCTCTTTCGCAGTCGCGCTCAGAGTGGCGGACGGGCTTTGCGCCACGCGATCGAGATAAGCGGCGTAGGCTTCCACGCCGAATCCGGAATAGGGATAAAACACTTCCGACTGGAGCCTCGTGAGCGAGGATTCGTCGAGTCCTTCGGTGGCGAGCTGTTCGATCTGCCGCTGAATCGCGTCAAGTTCGGCCGCGGTCTCGGCCTTGTCCATCGCCCGCATCACCAGCTCGCGTCCGGCGCGCGCTCGTTGCTCGGTCGTCGCGGTCTGGTCGGCGCGCACGCGCTCGAGCAAGGCCTTGGTCTCCGCCGCGAACGCACGCTGTTTGTCTTCGTCGAACGTGAGGTAGTCGCGCTTGGCATTCTGGTCGAACGCGGGATCGATCGCCGTGATGAACATGGCGCCGCGCTTGACCAGTGCGAGTGCCGCCTCGGCATGCTCCGACCCGGTCGGATGTTTCGCGAGATAGGCGCGGACCTGCCCGAGAAGCACAACGCTGGCCGCGTCGTAGGTGAGCCAACGTTCGCGGGGGGAGAGCTCGGGCTTTTGCAGCACGGATCGATCGCTCGACTGTCGCAGGATCTCCTGCAGCTCGGGATCGTTGGTGGCGGGCGCCGATGGCGGCGACGGTTGAGCGAGTGCCGTGACGGCGAGGACGAGGAGACAGAGGAGTGATTTCATAAAAGTGAGGCGTTGAATCTCAGGAGGCGGCCGCGGTCAGATCGTGCGGCCCCCTTTTTCCACGGCCGCGACGCGGACGGCGCGACCGTGGAAGAGACGAATCGGAAGCGAACAGCGAAGGCAGATCAGAATCCCTTGCGGAGCGTGATGACGTATCGCGCCATGCGCGGATCGGTGACGGCGAAACCGGCCTGGCCTTCGATGTGCGGCGGCTCGCGGTTGAACACGTTGTTGATGTTGAAGGCGACCTTCGTGCCGGAAAGAAGCCAGCGCTTCATCCGCGTGTCATTCGTCGCGTCGCCGCCGCGACGATCGAAGTCGTAGGCGATTTGGGTGTTCCACTCGAGCGCGCTGTGAAAGCGCACCGCCGTATAGGTCAGGTCGCGATACTGCTTTTCCTGATAGAAACCGCTCACGCCGAAACCCCACGGACCTCTGGTCCAGTAAGTCTGCCAGCTGAGGCGCGTGGGAAACTGGTTCAACGTGCTCGAAGGAGCTTTGCCCGGGTTGGCGGTGGCCAGGTATTTGAGGTAATCCGTCATCGTGACCCGCGCGTCGAACGAGCCCCACGCCGTCGTGCGGCGGTAGGACAGCTGGTAATCGATCGCCTGGATCTCGAGTTTGGCGATGTTGGCCGAGCGCGTGTCGATTCGCGTCGGGATGCCAGCCCAGCCGGGCAGGTCGCCGGGAAGATTCGCGCCGCGCGTGATGCGCTCGGGGAAAAGGTCGAAGATTTCCTGCGCGCTGCCGAAGCCGGCGATGCGGTCGGTATAGTCGATCACTTGATAGTCGGCGGAGAACGAGAGTCCCTTGAGTCGTTCGAAAGGCGACTCGATGACGATGCCGAGGTTGTCGGAAATCGACGTCTCCGGCTTGAGACTGAGATTGCCGCCGAGGGCCGTCGCGTAGACGCCGGGCGGGAGCGGCGTGTTGCCGCGCTGCGGATCGATCGGCGAGCTCGAGAGATCGAAGAACGTGAGCCGGCCGTTGGTGAGCGGACGATAGAGATCGTTCAGGGTGGGCACGCGGAACGCGTGGTTGCGCGAGGCGCGAAGGATAACCCATTTGACCGGTCGCCAGATCAGACCGTAGCCGGGGCTGACATCGCCGCTGGTGTCGCTGTAGGTGTCGTAGCGGGCCGCGGCCGAGAGTTCGAGGCTGTGCAACCAAGGCCGATGCTGCGCTTCCGAAAAGAGCGGCACGCGCGTCTCCGCGAACGCGGCTCGGGCATCGCGCTTGAAATTGCCGACGAGGCTCTGGTTGATCCGGGGACCATCGGGCACAGCCAGCGTGGTGCGGGCGCGTTCAGCACGGTATTCGCCACCGACCGCGAGTCGGATTGCGCCGGCGGGCAATTCCCATAGCGGGCCGTCGGCCTGCGCAATGAAACTACCGTTCGTGTTGCGCTCCGACTTGGCGCCGTTGCGGAGCATGGAGCGGAGCACGTTGAGATCGTTCGGCCGTTGCGTGCGGCTGTCGTAGAAGAGCACCAAGCTCTGCGCGTCGATCAGGGGAGCGAAGACATTGTTGTCGAGCGCGGGATCGTAGGCGTCCTTGTCCTCGAGGTAGGCGCGGTTCCAGTCGAAGCCGGCGTCGTAGCGCCAGTCGGAAAAAGGCAGGTTGCCGCGCAATCCGGCGGCGAGCGCCGTGTTCGAGGTGAGCGCGGTCTTCTGACCCTGGATGGGGCCGAGTTCCCAGAAGGTCTTGTAGAGGTCCAGTTCCACGCCGAACGGATTGCCCGGGTAATCCGCCGGCACGGAGAAGATGCTGTTGCGGTAGTTGACCGGCATGCCCTCGATTTCGGTCCTCGTCTTGCTGTAACGGCCCTCGAGGTAGAGATCGTGGTTTTCCGTGAGACGATAGTTGGCCCGCAGGCTCGCGCTCGCGTTTTGCTGCGGCGAAATCAGGTTCACGTATTTCGCGCGATCGCCGGTGTAAGCCGGAACGCCCAGATCGTCGCCGGCGACCGACACGTAAGCCGAAGCCGGCAGCGGCGCGGCGCCGGCATTGTTGGGAATGAGGGCGTAGGACGAAGTGCGGCCGGGAAGGTTGTCGCCATAATACGCCACGATGCCCGCGCCCGTCGCGAAGCCGCCGAAGGCAAATGAATCCGTGCCGGTCGCAAAACCGGACGTGCCGCCGAGCGTAACCCAGTCATCGGTCGCGGAGAACCGGCGGTCGACCGCCGCGAAGGCATGGCGGTCCTGCACGGTGGCGGAGAGCTGCAGCTCGAGTCGGTCGCGGGTGATGCCGTAGGTGAGCGTCGCGGTGCGCACCGCGGTGTCCGTCGAAAACGTGTTTTCATAACTGAGCGCGAGTTCGCCGCCCGTGTAGTTGCGGCGGAGGATGATGTTGATCACGCCTCCGACGGCATCGGAGCCATAGATCGCGGACGCGCCGCCGAGGAGCACCTCGACGCGTTCGATCGAGGCGACGGAGATGCCCGCGAGGTCGGAGGCGTCCTGGCCACGAATGATGCCGGTCTTGGTGACGCGACGGCCGTTGATCATGACCAACGTGTTCTGTCCGCCGAGACCGCGGAGATTGAAGGTGCTGCGCGCCGTCGCCGTCGCGCTCGCGCTCGAGCCGTCCG is a window of Opitutia bacterium DNA encoding:
- a CDS encoding FecR domain-containing protein; the protein is MNPADPNHSASDPIAHAAAEWVLRLDRGLTPAEQDAYTQWLAADPRHREALATARWGWDELDRLTGIQDSVHAVPDPDLLRPRRRAARVLRFWPQALGLAAAVALAAVLWWPRAASMISPPVERAPSYALAAPIEKRTLEDGTVVSLNRGAVLEVNFAPEERRVHLVRGEANFAVAKNPLRPFIVQAAGVNVRAVGTEFNVRLDPKAVEVLVTEGKVEVTPPPAAAAVRTTPPLVEEGQRTVVSLEPSAAAPQVLRVDAAERERALAWQPRLLDFTDQPLADIVAEFNRRNPVQLVLADPSLRALRLTVTFRSDNVEAFVRLMESDFGMRADWRGETEIALSRQ
- a CDS encoding sigma-70 family RNA polymerase sigma factor gives rise to the protein MSDVEDVVQDAYARLMRAHASGPIANPKAFLFVTARNLALNHLRHQGYERPAGATEVDPLSVLDDALGAPETLTRREDFQVLIDAIQSLPDRCRQVVTLRKIYGLSQRETAERLGITENTVEAQGAIGLRKCIEFFRRRGHDRAVRT
- a CDS encoding TlpA family protein disulfide reductase — protein: MKSLLCLLVLAVTALAQPSPPSAPATNDPELQEILRQSSDRSVLQKPELSPRERWLTYDAASVVLLGQVRAYLAKHPTGSEHAEAALALVKRGAMFITAIDPAFDQNAKRDYLTFDEDKQRAFAAETKALLERVRADQTATTEQRARAGRELVMRAMDKAETAAELDAIQRQIEQLATEGLDESSLTRLQSEVFYPYSGFGVEAYAAYLDRVAQSPSATLSATAKEAKADLDKVRQGLGKIKFTSADGREVDLAKLKGKVVLIDFWATWCGPCIAELPHLLETYAKYHDQGFEIIGVAFENAGVVTEAELPRLRTRTPDAKADLPEEVARKIEAARTKLLKFTAEHKMPWPQHLDGKYWQNEFGVYFGIRAVPSMFLVGRDGQLASTNARGDKLEAEVKRLLAL
- a CDS encoding TonB-dependent receptor — its product is MTSPSHPRVGAARYLRTPVLFLLSLCFAGLGFAAEAVKKNFNLPADDAARALKQFAAQSGEQLLFSPSDVAGVKTLAIKGELTPRAALEQMLEGTALVVAQDKSTGALAVRKETAAESKNVPSRPADAAVANGAAARSATSATKRDDGTVKLQEFEVTGSRIRSLVGSADINPVVTFGRTDIERAGITSVGEISRLIPQAYSQGSYDGIGFGGQSGGLMTTSDGSSASATATARSTFNLRGLGGQNTLVMINGRRVTKTGIIRGQDASDLAGISVASIERVEVLLGGASAIYGSDAVGGVINIILRRNYTGGELALSYENTFSTDTAVRTATLTYGITRDRLELQLSATVQDRHAFAAVDRRFSATDDWVTLGGTSGFATGTDSFAFGGFATGAGIVAYYGDNLPGRTSSYALIPNNAGAAPLPASAYVSVAGDDLGVPAYTGDRAKYVNLISPQQNASASLRANYRLTENHDLYLEGRYSKTRTEIEGMPVNYRNSIFSVPADYPGNPFGVELDLYKTFWELGPIQGQKTALTSNTALAAGLRGNLPFSDWRYDAGFDWNRAYLEDKDAYDPALDNNVFAPLIDAQSLVLFYDSRTQRPNDLNVLRSMLRNGAKSERNTNGSFIAQADGPLWELPAGAIRLAVGGEYRAERARTTLAVPDGPRINQSLVGNFKRDARAAFAETRVPLFSEAQHRPWLHSLELSAAARYDTYSDTSGDVSPGYGLIWRPVKWVILRASRNHAFRVPTLNDLYRPLTNGRLTFFDLSSSPIDPQRGNTPLPPGVYATALGGNLSLKPETSISDNLGIVIESPFERLKGLSFSADYQVIDYTDRIAGFGSAQEIFDLFPERITRGANLPGDLPGWAGIPTRIDTRSANIAKLEIQAIDYQLSYRRTTAWGSFDARVTMTDYLKYLATANPGKAPSSTLNQFPTRLSWQTYWTRGPWGFGVSGFYQEKQYRDLTYTAVRFHSALEWNTQIAYDFDRRGGDATNDTRMKRWLLSGTKVAFNINNVFNREPPHIEGQAGFAVTDPRMARYVITLRKGF